One genomic region from Prevotella sp. Rep29 encodes:
- a CDS encoding aminopeptidase C, whose product MKKILMFALLATFAMGAQAQDKKSANKPVFTIVKEIPITSMKNQSRSGTCWNYSTLSFFEAEILKKSGKTYDLCESFIANKNYMDRAIQVVRLHGDCQFAQGGSAYDVLYCLQNYGICPEEMMPFPGKLYGDSLNNYNEFFSLLSPVVNAVARNKASKISSQWKESVQGILDAYLGKCPEEFTYQGKKYTPKSFAASLGLDWSDYETFTSYTHRPFWTAFPVEVQDNWRNPASWNLPVDDMMRIIDNAVMNGYTVAWGGDVSEEGFTRQGLAYMIDTKATESLAGSDMARWLNLPKAKRTSLLDSLGCKVPEVKVTQEMRQQRYDNWELTDDHGMLIFGIAKDQNGKEYYMVKNSWGETGDYKGVWYMTKTYIAANTMDFMVNKNAVPKDIRKKLGI is encoded by the coding sequence ATGAAAAAGATTTTGATGTTTGCGCTGCTTGCTACATTCGCAATGGGCGCTCAGGCACAGGACAAGAAAAGTGCCAACAAACCTGTTTTCACAATCGTGAAAGAGATTCCTATCACGAGCATGAAGAACCAGAGCCGTAGCGGTACGTGCTGGAACTATTCTACGCTGAGCTTCTTCGAGGCTGAAATCCTCAAGAAGAGCGGAAAAACCTACGATCTCTGCGAGTCTTTCATCGCTAACAAGAACTACATGGACCGTGCCATTCAGGTGGTTCGCCTGCACGGTGACTGCCAGTTTGCACAGGGCGGTAGCGCTTACGACGTGCTCTATTGCCTCCAGAACTATGGTATCTGTCCGGAAGAGATGATGCCGTTCCCCGGCAAGCTCTACGGCGACTCGCTCAACAACTACAACGAGTTCTTCTCACTGCTCTCACCAGTAGTAAACGCTGTAGCAAGAAACAAGGCTTCAAAAATCTCCAGCCAGTGGAAAGAGAGTGTACAGGGAATCCTCGACGCTTACCTCGGCAAGTGCCCCGAAGAGTTCACTTATCAGGGCAAGAAATACACTCCGAAGTCATTCGCAGCAAGTCTCGGACTGGACTGGAGCGACTATGAGACTTTCACCAGCTACACACACCGTCCTTTCTGGACCGCATTCCCCGTTGAGGTACAAGACAACTGGCGCAACCCTGCCAGCTGGAATCTGCCTGTTGACGACATGATGCGTATCATTGACAACGCCGTAATGAACGGCTACACCGTAGCATGGGGTGGTGACGTGAGCGAAGAAGGATTCACCCGCCAGGGATTGGCATATATGATTGACACCAAAGCAACTGAATCACTCGCCGGTAGCGATATGGCACGCTGGCTCAACCTGCCGAAAGCAAAACGTACCAGCCTGCTCGACTCACTCGGATGCAAAGTTCCTGAAGTAAAAGTCACACAGGAAATGCGTCAGCAACGTTATGACAACTGGGAACTCACCGATGACCACGGTATGCTTATCTTCGGTATCGCAAAAGACCAAAATGGTAAGGAATACTACATGGTGAAGAACTCTTGGGGTGAGACTGGCGACTATAAAGGCGTTTGGTACATGACCAAGACCTACATCGCAGCTAACACCATGGACTTCATGGTCAACAAGAACGCTGTTCCTAAGGACATCCGCAAGAAACTCGGCATCTAA